Proteins co-encoded in one Aspergillus flavus chromosome 2, complete sequence genomic window:
- a CDS encoding RTA1 like protein-domain-containing protein has translation MTQCKALTTPATMWTFCPSIGAAYLLTVLFGLTTLAHIAQAILHRKLYCWVIAMSGTIQTVTYIFRVLSILNPASYDDYAAWFVLILIAPLWTNAFVYMVMGRMVWNFTDDARVMRMRPWHFGFSFVTLDIIAFVIQVYGAAQAAGNNISYSTEMTGLHIYMAGVGVQQLFILLFVVCAIVLHRKILRQHSPDTKKALQLLYVLYACLVFITLRIIFRLCEYGQGLNSTVPSHEAYQYCLDSLPMLLALVLFNFIHPGRLMPGKNSDIPSRKERKKMGVCTKPKMAGNDVVCPADC, from the exons ATGACACAATGCAAAG CCCTCACGACACCGGCTACGATGTGGACCTTTTGTCCATCCATCGGCGCCGCATACTTGCTTACTGTGCTCTTTGGCTTAACGACTCTCGCCCATATCGCGCAGGCCATTCTGCATCGCAAACTCTATTGCTGGGTAATCGCCATGTCCGGGACGATTCAGACAGTGACCTACATCTTCCGTGTGCTTAGTATCCTCAACCCAGCCAGCTACGATGACTACGCTGCATGGTTTGTGCTCATCCTCATTGCCCCGCTCTGGACCAATGCATTTGTGTACATGGTCATGGGACGGATGGTGTGGAACTTCACCGACGACGCGCGGGTGATGCGTATGCGGCCATGGCATTTTGGGTTCTCCTTCGTGACTCTTGACATCAT TGCATTTGTCATCCAAGTCTATGGGGCAGCCCAGGCGGCCGGGAACAACATATCATACAGCACGGAGATGACCGGGCTGCATATCTACATGGCTGGTGTGGGCGTGCAACAGCTTTTCATTCTGTTGTTCGTAGTGTGCGCCATCGTCCTGCATCGCAAGATTCTGCGACAACACTCGCCGGACACGAAAAAGGCTCTCCAGCTACTCTATGTCCTCTACGCGTGTCTTGTCTTCATCACA ctgcGTATTATCTTCCGTCTATGCGAATACGGGCAGGGCCTCAACAGCACAGTTCCCTCCCATGAGGCCTACCAATACTGCCTCGACTCGCTGCCCATGCTGCTAGCTCTCGTGTTGTTCAATTTCATACACCCGGGTCGTCTTATGCCAGGGAAGAACAGCGACATCCCGAGTCGCAAGGAGCGCAAGAAAATGGGGGTCTGCACCAAGCCGAAGATGGCAGGGAATGATGTGGTATGTCCTGCAGACTGTTGA